Proteins from a genomic interval of Xylocopa sonorina isolate GNS202 chromosome 6, iyXylSono1_principal, whole genome shotgun sequence:
- the Lmpt gene encoding four and a half LIM domains protein limpet isoform X2 gives MGLMLSVLIGCVGVLELLACLRHVSDGVVITINQPATPCLSYHEPANDNMSTHDSICSYSHSSDVNMPRDAKHKLENLHEYSLRIRAELRSLNKNADYSTMSMCSTRGYLLGSRASLDSRLTPDLDYLVLASESQEDRGDVDDDYASRYERETSYEDAAENWRVESSSRDRPLSLTATEPERYVRIPTPIPFCLDDDLSSSGACSDAGTSFDNDSGNEAPSIRSLESIPLFGRYKTPSEAGSSLDESDHNERSKLVKRSSRESRSKSPKPANTRKAIDLASEHSRVNENLLRTQASNRSETLDTVVAQVEPVRGSGQRKKIIKSSSTIVRKPTRLKSRDAAVSKSAENLTGRKSKRHRDPERRKSDISVQTVSSALRDEWTNTSPPDSPTALSRSSSRKSVSVQVQTSLEDELASVEALAELEGSVLGLSESRRDLTSRDRFGRRKSFKNRRFGSGSRDKADAGDARDNFAVTNATASVERSKDEEVRLLKISSFEEADEDDYQRVCNILTDSEARESNGAGRRWRRKGSRSASSFEDEEYWDAEDLIFSGEYTKAMNKDWHSGHFCCWQCDESLTGQRYVLRDEHPYCIKCYESVFANGCEECNKIIGIDSKDLSYKDKHWHEACFLCNRCRVSLVDKQFGSKVDKIYCGNCYDAQFASRCDGCGEIFRAGTKKMEYKTRQWHEKCFCCVVCKNPIGTKSFIPREQEIYCAGCYEDKFATRCVKCNKIITSGGVTYKNEPWHRDCFTCSNCNNSLAGQRFTSRDDKPYCADCFGELFAKRCTACSKPITGIGGTRFISFEDRHWHNDCFICAGCKTSLVGRGFITDGEDIICPDCAKMKLM, from the exons ATGGGCTTGATGCTGTCCGTGCTGATCGGATGCGTCGGGGTGCTCGAGCTGTTGGCCTGCCTCCGTCACGTCAGCGACGGAGTGGTGATCACGATCAACCAGCCGGCTACCCCGTGTCTCTCTTACCACGAGCCGGCGAACGATAATATGAGCACTCACGACTCCATCTGTAGCTACAGCCACTCGAGCGACGTGAATATGCCCCGTGACGCCAAGCACAAGCTGGAGAACCTGCACGAGTACAGTCTGCGGATCAGAGCCGAGCTACGGTCCCTGAACAAGAACGCGGACTACAGCACGATGTCGATGTGCAGCACCAGGGGCTACTTGCTCGGCTCCAGGGCGAGCCTCGACTCCAGGCTGACGCCTGACTTGGATTACCTGGTGCTAGCCAGCGAATCGCAGGAGGATCGCGGTGACGTCGACGATGACTACGCGAGTCGATACGAGAGGGAGACGTCGTACGAGGACGCGGCTGAAAATTGGCGCGTCGAGAGCAGTTCGAGGGATCGACCGTTGTCCCTGACCGCGACGGAACCAGAGAGATACGTCAGGATACCAACGCCGATCCCCTTCTGCTTGGACGACGACTTGTCCAGCTCTGGCGCCTGCAGCGACGCGGGGACCTCGTTCGATAACGATTCCGGGAACGAGGCGCCCAGTATCAGATCGCTGGAATCGATTCCACTGTTCGGACGATACAAGACTCCCTCGGAGGCCGGGTCTTCGTTGGACGAGTCCGATCACAACGAGCGCAGCAAGCTCGTCAAGAGATCGAGCAGGGAGTCGCGCTCGAAATCACCGAAACCTGCGAACACGCGGAAGGCGATCGACCTCGCGAGCGAGCATTCGAGGGTGAACGAAAATCTGCTACGTACCCAAGCATCGAACCGATCCGAGACGCTGGACACGGTCGTGGCCCAGGTCGAACCGGTAAGAGGATCGGGCCAGAGGAAGAAGATAATAAAGTCGTCCAGCACGATCGTGAGAAAGCCAACGAGGCTGAAGTCGAGGGACGCGGCTGTGAGCAAGTCCGCCGAGAATTTGACCGGCAGAAAATCGAAGAGGCATCGAGACCCAGAGAGACGGAAGTCGGATATCTCCGTGCAAACCGTGAGCAGTGCGCTGAGAGACGAATGGACGAACACCTCGCCACCCGACAGCCCGACAGCGTTGTCCAGATCGTCGAGCCGGAAGAGCGTCTCTGTGCAGGTGCAGACCAGCCTCGAGGATGAACTAGCGAGCGTGGAGGCACTGGCGGAACTGGAGGGCTCGGTTCTTGGACTGTCCGAGAGCAGAAGAGATCTGACATCGCGGGATCGTTTTGGCAGAAGGAAGTCCTTTAAGAATAGAAGATTCGGGTCCGGTTCCAGGGACAAGGCCGACGCCGGCGACGCTCGAGATAACTTCGCGGTGACTAACGCGACCGCTTCTGTAGAGAGGTCCAAGGACGAGGAGGTGCGTCTGCTGAAAATATCCAGCTTCGAGGAGGCGGACGAGGATGATTACCAGCGAGTGTGCAACATCCTAACGGACTCCGAGGCGAGGGAGTCGAACGGCGCCGGCaggaggtggaggaggaagGGGTCCAGGTCCGCGTCCTCGTTCGAGGACGAGGAGTACTGGGACGCGGAGGAT TTGATTTTCAGTGGCGAGTACACGAAGGCGATGAACAAGGACTGGCACAGCGGCCACTTTTGTTGCTGGCAGTGCGACGAGTCTTTGACCGGGCAACGCTACGTGCTCAGGGACGAGCACCCCTATTGCATCAAGTGCTACGAGAGCGTCTTCGCGAATGGCTGCGAGGAGTGCAACAAAATCATCGGTATCGACTCGAAG GATTTGTCGTACAAGGATAAGCATTGGCACGAGGCCTGCTTCCTCTGCAACAGGTGCAGAGTGTCCTTGGTGGACAAACAGTTCGGTAGCAAGGTGGACAAGATCTACTGCGGCAACTGCTACGACGCCCAGTTCGCCAGCCgctgcgatggatgcggcgagaTCTTCCGTGCTG GCACCAAGAAGATGGAGTACAAGACCAGGCAGTGGCACGAGAAGTGCTTCTGCTGCGTGGTCTGCAAGAACCCGATCGGGACGAAGAGCTTCATCCCGCGCGAGCAAGAGATCTACTGTGCCGGATGCTACGAGGACAAGTTCGCCACCCGGTGCGTCAAGTGCAACAAG ATCATCACCAGCGGCGGCGTGACGTACAAGAACGAGCCGTGGCACAGGGACTGCTTCACTTGCAGCAACTGCAACAATTCACTGGCTGGCCAGCGATTCACGTCGCGCGACGACAAGCCCTACTGCGCCGACTGCTTTGGCGAACTGTTCGCCAAGCGGTGCACCGCTTGCTCGAAACCGATCACTG GGATCGGCGGCACTCGCTTCATCTCGTTCGAGGACAGGCACTGGCATAACGACTGCTTCATCTGCGCGGGCTGCAAGACCTCGCTGGTCGGCCGTGGTTTCATCACCGACGGCGAGGACATCATCTGCCCCGATTGCGCCAAGATGAAGCTGATGTAA
- the Lmpt gene encoding four and a half LIM domains protein limpet isoform X5, translating to MNGVQRMPSDAFDAKGVQITDVEEGQPCLQCGDTCTGFSPHTWRKNCTSCKCPREAHDVCHEEWVSVRSRLGLKGDESSCSTPFDPRAKGLAWAPPGLPAHKVEEYFSMLPEISVPRLGTSGERYRDRQLAIQLPKQDLARAYCRHLNPKHASSADDFMAARNEIALDIGSVQEVLERDLDCGGCHAPLKEGTLAVSASKLGLLYHPYCFRCMECKELLVDLAYCVHDDTLFCERHYAEQLKPRCAACDELIFSGEYTKAMNKDWHSGHFCCWQCDESLTGQRYVLRDEHPYCIKCYESVFANGCEECNKIIGIDSKDLSYKDKHWHEACFLCNRCRVSLVDKQFGSKVDKIYCGNCYDAQFASRCDGCGEIFRAGTKKMEYKTRQWHEKCFCCVVCKNPIGTKSFIPREQEIYCAGCYEDKFATRCVKCNKIITSGGVTYKNEPWHRDCFTCSNCNNSLAGQRFTSRDDKPYCADCFGELFAKRCTACSKPITGIGGTRFISFEDRHWHNDCFICAGCKTSLVGRGFITDGEDIICPDCAKMKLM from the exons AAAGAACTGCACCAGTTGCAAGTGCCCCCGGGAGGCGCACGATGTGTGCCACGAGGAATGGGTGTCGGTCAGGTCCCGTTTGGGCCTGAAAGGCGATGAATCCTCGTGCTCGACTCCGTTCGACCCACGAGCGAAGGGCCTCGCCTGGGCCCCACCTGGTCTGCCAGCTCACAAG GTGGAGGAATACTTCTCCATGCTACCGGAGATATCCGTGCCCAGGCTCGGCACGTCTGGTGAACGATACAGGGACCGACAATTGGCGATTCAGCTGCCTAAGCAGGACTTGGCCAGAGCTTATTGTCGCCACTTGAACCCGAAACACGCCAGCAGTGCCGACGACTTCATGGCGGCGAGGAACGAGATCGCGTTGGATATCGGTAGCGTCCAGGAAGTGCTTGAACGAGATCTC GACTGCGGTGGATGTCACGCGCCATTGAAGGAAGGCACGCTTGCCGTATCAGCGAGCAAACTGGGCCTCCTCTACCATCCTTACTGTTTCCGGTGCATGGAGTGCAAGGAACTCCTCGTCGATCTCGCTTACTGCGTACACGACGACACTCTCTTCTGCGAGAGGCATTACGCGGAACAGTTGAAGCCCAGGTGCGCGGCTTGCGACGAA TTGATTTTCAGTGGCGAGTACACGAAGGCGATGAACAAGGACTGGCACAGCGGCCACTTTTGTTGCTGGCAGTGCGACGAGTCTTTGACCGGGCAACGCTACGTGCTCAGGGACGAGCACCCCTATTGCATCAAGTGCTACGAGAGCGTCTTCGCGAATGGCTGCGAGGAGTGCAACAAAATCATCGGTATCGACTCGAAG GATTTGTCGTACAAGGATAAGCATTGGCACGAGGCCTGCTTCCTCTGCAACAGGTGCAGAGTGTCCTTGGTGGACAAACAGTTCGGTAGCAAGGTGGACAAGATCTACTGCGGCAACTGCTACGACGCCCAGTTCGCCAGCCgctgcgatggatgcggcgagaTCTTCCGTGCTG GCACCAAGAAGATGGAGTACAAGACCAGGCAGTGGCACGAGAAGTGCTTCTGCTGCGTGGTCTGCAAGAACCCGATCGGGACGAAGAGCTTCATCCCGCGCGAGCAAGAGATCTACTGTGCCGGATGCTACGAGGACAAGTTCGCCACCCGGTGCGTCAAGTGCAACAAG ATCATCACCAGCGGCGGCGTGACGTACAAGAACGAGCCGTGGCACAGGGACTGCTTCACTTGCAGCAACTGCAACAATTCACTGGCTGGCCAGCGATTCACGTCGCGCGACGACAAGCCCTACTGCGCCGACTGCTTTGGCGAACTGTTCGCCAAGCGGTGCACCGCTTGCTCGAAACCGATCACTG GGATCGGCGGCACTCGCTTCATCTCGTTCGAGGACAGGCACTGGCATAACGACTGCTTCATCTGCGCGGGCTGCAAGACCTCGCTGGTCGGCCGTGGTTTCATCACCGACGGCGAGGACATCATCTGCCCCGATTGCGCCAAGATGAAGCTGATGTAA
- the Lmpt gene encoding four and a half LIM domains protein limpet isoform X3, translating to MSPKGPSQEGPKMEVRVSCVPSPGAEPQGIRVKIPEPKKRPMSPPIHEAMRTRCPSVPEKDLYKKTASLDRRDRYPTLSGAEIKRGLIPGSVDAPRGRRNPMLDRKNRFPTISGAELKRSLAIGKCPLEDGLDLSLAPWPGMKWACVRVLHLYCKVFDQFELFELIVRKNCTSCKCPREAHDVCHEEWVSVRSRLGLKGDESSCSTPFDPRAKGLAWAPPGLPAHKVEEYFSMLPEISVPRLGTSGERYRDRQLAIQLPKQDLARAYCRHLNPKHASSADDFMAARNEIALDIGSVQEVLERDLDCGGCHAPLKEGTLAVSASKLGLLYHPYCFRCMECKELLVDLAYCVHDDTLFCERHYAEQLKPRCAACDELIFSGEYTKAMNKDWHSGHFCCWQCDESLTGQRYVLRDEHPYCIKCYESVFANGCEECNKIIGIDSKDLSYKDKHWHEACFLCNRCRVSLVDKQFGSKVDKIYCGNCYDAQFASRCDGCGEIFRAGTKKMEYKTRQWHEKCFCCVVCKNPIGTKSFIPREQEIYCAGCYEDKFATRCVKCNKIITSGGVTYKNEPWHRDCFTCSNCNNSLAGQRFTSRDDKPYCADCFGELFAKRCTACSKPITGIGGTRFISFEDRHWHNDCFICAGCKTSLVGRGFITDGEDIICPDCAKMKLM from the exons ATGAGTCCGAAGGGACCCAGCCAGGAGGGGCCGAAAATGGAGGTCAGAGTGTCCTGCGTGCCGTCCCCGGGCGCGGAGCCGCAAGGGATCAGGGTGAAGATACCAGAGCCCAAAAAGCGACCCATGAGCCCTCCGATTCACGAGGCGATGCGCACCAGATGTCCCTCGGTgcctgagaaggacctctacaaGAAGACCGCGTCGCTCGATCGTCGAGACCGATATCCAACGTTGTCAGGCGCCGAGATCAAGAGGGGGCTGATACCTGGCAGCGTCGACGCGCCACGCGGCAGGAGGAACCCCATGCTCGATCGGAAGAATCGTTTCCCGACGATATCCGGGGCGGAATTGAAGCGAAGCCTCGCCATCGGGAAGTGTCCTCTGGAGGACGGGCTGGATCTCAGCCTGGCGCCCTGGCCAGGCATGAAATGGGCCTGCGTCAGGGTGTTACACCTCTATTGCAAGGTGTTCGACCAGTTCGAGTTGTTCGAGCTGATAGTTAG AAAGAACTGCACCAGTTGCAAGTGCCCCCGGGAGGCGCACGATGTGTGCCACGAGGAATGGGTGTCGGTCAGGTCCCGTTTGGGCCTGAAAGGCGATGAATCCTCGTGCTCGACTCCGTTCGACCCACGAGCGAAGGGCCTCGCCTGGGCCCCACCTGGTCTGCCAGCTCACAAG GTGGAGGAATACTTCTCCATGCTACCGGAGATATCCGTGCCCAGGCTCGGCACGTCTGGTGAACGATACAGGGACCGACAATTGGCGATTCAGCTGCCTAAGCAGGACTTGGCCAGAGCTTATTGTCGCCACTTGAACCCGAAACACGCCAGCAGTGCCGACGACTTCATGGCGGCGAGGAACGAGATCGCGTTGGATATCGGTAGCGTCCAGGAAGTGCTTGAACGAGATCTC GACTGCGGTGGATGTCACGCGCCATTGAAGGAAGGCACGCTTGCCGTATCAGCGAGCAAACTGGGCCTCCTCTACCATCCTTACTGTTTCCGGTGCATGGAGTGCAAGGAACTCCTCGTCGATCTCGCTTACTGCGTACACGACGACACTCTCTTCTGCGAGAGGCATTACGCGGAACAGTTGAAGCCCAGGTGCGCGGCTTGCGACGAA TTGATTTTCAGTGGCGAGTACACGAAGGCGATGAACAAGGACTGGCACAGCGGCCACTTTTGTTGCTGGCAGTGCGACGAGTCTTTGACCGGGCAACGCTACGTGCTCAGGGACGAGCACCCCTATTGCATCAAGTGCTACGAGAGCGTCTTCGCGAATGGCTGCGAGGAGTGCAACAAAATCATCGGTATCGACTCGAAG GATTTGTCGTACAAGGATAAGCATTGGCACGAGGCCTGCTTCCTCTGCAACAGGTGCAGAGTGTCCTTGGTGGACAAACAGTTCGGTAGCAAGGTGGACAAGATCTACTGCGGCAACTGCTACGACGCCCAGTTCGCCAGCCgctgcgatggatgcggcgagaTCTTCCGTGCTG GCACCAAGAAGATGGAGTACAAGACCAGGCAGTGGCACGAGAAGTGCTTCTGCTGCGTGGTCTGCAAGAACCCGATCGGGACGAAGAGCTTCATCCCGCGCGAGCAAGAGATCTACTGTGCCGGATGCTACGAGGACAAGTTCGCCACCCGGTGCGTCAAGTGCAACAAG ATCATCACCAGCGGCGGCGTGACGTACAAGAACGAGCCGTGGCACAGGGACTGCTTCACTTGCAGCAACTGCAACAATTCACTGGCTGGCCAGCGATTCACGTCGCGCGACGACAAGCCCTACTGCGCCGACTGCTTTGGCGAACTGTTCGCCAAGCGGTGCACCGCTTGCTCGAAACCGATCACTG GGATCGGCGGCACTCGCTTCATCTCGTTCGAGGACAGGCACTGGCATAACGACTGCTTCATCTGCGCGGGCTGCAAGACCTCGCTGGTCGGCCGTGGTTTCATCACCGACGGCGAGGACATCATCTGCCCCGATTGCGCCAAGATGAAGCTGATGTAA
- the Lmpt gene encoding four and a half LIM domains protein limpet isoform X6 — translation MGAKWESSSYVGRAFGNEDSVRHEDRKNCTSCKCPREAHDVCHEEWVSVRSRLGLKGDESSCSTPFDPRAKGLAWAPPGLPAHKVEEYFSMLPEISVPRLGTSGERYRDRQLAIQLPKQDLARAYCRHLNPKHASSADDFMAARNEIALDIGSVQEVLERDLDCGGCHAPLKEGTLAVSASKLGLLYHPYCFRCMECKELLVDLAYCVHDDTLFCERHYAEQLKPRCAACDELIFSGEYTKAMNKDWHSGHFCCWQCDESLTGQRYVLRDEHPYCIKCYESVFANGCEECNKIIGIDSKDLSYKDKHWHEACFLCNRCRVSLVDKQFGSKVDKIYCGNCYDAQFASRCDGCGEIFRAGTKKMEYKTRQWHEKCFCCVVCKNPIGTKSFIPREQEIYCAGCYEDKFATRCVKCNKIITSGGVTYKNEPWHRDCFTCSNCNNSLAGQRFTSRDDKPYCADCFGELFAKRCTACSKPITGIGGTRFISFEDRHWHNDCFICAGCKTSLVGRGFITDGEDIICPDCAKMKLM, via the exons AAAGAACTGCACCAGTTGCAAGTGCCCCCGGGAGGCGCACGATGTGTGCCACGAGGAATGGGTGTCGGTCAGGTCCCGTTTGGGCCTGAAAGGCGATGAATCCTCGTGCTCGACTCCGTTCGACCCACGAGCGAAGGGCCTCGCCTGGGCCCCACCTGGTCTGCCAGCTCACAAG GTGGAGGAATACTTCTCCATGCTACCGGAGATATCCGTGCCCAGGCTCGGCACGTCTGGTGAACGATACAGGGACCGACAATTGGCGATTCAGCTGCCTAAGCAGGACTTGGCCAGAGCTTATTGTCGCCACTTGAACCCGAAACACGCCAGCAGTGCCGACGACTTCATGGCGGCGAGGAACGAGATCGCGTTGGATATCGGTAGCGTCCAGGAAGTGCTTGAACGAGATCTC GACTGCGGTGGATGTCACGCGCCATTGAAGGAAGGCACGCTTGCCGTATCAGCGAGCAAACTGGGCCTCCTCTACCATCCTTACTGTTTCCGGTGCATGGAGTGCAAGGAACTCCTCGTCGATCTCGCTTACTGCGTACACGACGACACTCTCTTCTGCGAGAGGCATTACGCGGAACAGTTGAAGCCCAGGTGCGCGGCTTGCGACGAA TTGATTTTCAGTGGCGAGTACACGAAGGCGATGAACAAGGACTGGCACAGCGGCCACTTTTGTTGCTGGCAGTGCGACGAGTCTTTGACCGGGCAACGCTACGTGCTCAGGGACGAGCACCCCTATTGCATCAAGTGCTACGAGAGCGTCTTCGCGAATGGCTGCGAGGAGTGCAACAAAATCATCGGTATCGACTCGAAG GATTTGTCGTACAAGGATAAGCATTGGCACGAGGCCTGCTTCCTCTGCAACAGGTGCAGAGTGTCCTTGGTGGACAAACAGTTCGGTAGCAAGGTGGACAAGATCTACTGCGGCAACTGCTACGACGCCCAGTTCGCCAGCCgctgcgatggatgcggcgagaTCTTCCGTGCTG GCACCAAGAAGATGGAGTACAAGACCAGGCAGTGGCACGAGAAGTGCTTCTGCTGCGTGGTCTGCAAGAACCCGATCGGGACGAAGAGCTTCATCCCGCGCGAGCAAGAGATCTACTGTGCCGGATGCTACGAGGACAAGTTCGCCACCCGGTGCGTCAAGTGCAACAAG ATCATCACCAGCGGCGGCGTGACGTACAAGAACGAGCCGTGGCACAGGGACTGCTTCACTTGCAGCAACTGCAACAATTCACTGGCTGGCCAGCGATTCACGTCGCGCGACGACAAGCCCTACTGCGCCGACTGCTTTGGCGAACTGTTCGCCAAGCGGTGCACCGCTTGCTCGAAACCGATCACTG GGATCGGCGGCACTCGCTTCATCTCGTTCGAGGACAGGCACTGGCATAACGACTGCTTCATCTGCGCGGGCTGCAAGACCTCGCTGGTCGGCCGTGGTTTCATCACCGACGGCGAGGACATCATCTGCCCCGATTGCGCCAAGATGAAGCTGATGTAA
- the Lmpt gene encoding four and a half LIM domains protein limpet isoform X1, translated as MGLMLSVLIGCVGVLELLACLRHVSDGVVITINQPATPCLSYHEPANDNMSTHDSICSYSHSSDVNMPRDAKHKLENLHEYSLRIRAELRSLNKNADYSTMSMCSTRGYLLGSRASLDSRLTPDLDYLVLASESQEDRGDVDDDYASRYERETSYEDAAENWRVESSSRDRPLSLTATEPERYVRIPTPIPFCLDDDLSSSGACSDAGTSFDNDSGNEAPSIRSLESIPLFGRYKTPSEAGSSLDESDHNERSKLVKRSSRESRSKSPKPANTRKAIDLASEHSRVNENLLRTQASNRSETLDTVVAQVEPVRGSGQRKKIIKSSSTIVRKPTRLKSRDAAVSKSAENLTGRKSKRHRDPERRKSDISVQTVSSALRDEWTNTSPPDSPTALSRSSSRKSVSVQVQTSLEDELASVEALAELEGSVLGLSESRRDLTSRDRFGRRKSFKNRRFGSGSRDKADAGDARDNFAVTNATASVERSKDEEVRLLKISSFEEADEDDYQRVCNILTDSEARESNGAGRRWRRKGSRSASSFEDEEYWDAEDVSAGTGPIQYSIPDPDRNKAFWLIFSGEYTKAMNKDWHSGHFCCWQCDESLTGQRYVLRDEHPYCIKCYESVFANGCEECNKIIGIDSKDLSYKDKHWHEACFLCNRCRVSLVDKQFGSKVDKIYCGNCYDAQFASRCDGCGEIFRAGTKKMEYKTRQWHEKCFCCVVCKNPIGTKSFIPREQEIYCAGCYEDKFATRCVKCNKIITSGGVTYKNEPWHRDCFTCSNCNNSLAGQRFTSRDDKPYCADCFGELFAKRCTACSKPITGIGGTRFISFEDRHWHNDCFICAGCKTSLVGRGFITDGEDIICPDCAKMKLM; from the exons ATGGGCTTGATGCTGTCCGTGCTGATCGGATGCGTCGGGGTGCTCGAGCTGTTGGCCTGCCTCCGTCACGTCAGCGACGGAGTGGTGATCACGATCAACCAGCCGGCTACCCCGTGTCTCTCTTACCACGAGCCGGCGAACGATAATATGAGCACTCACGACTCCATCTGTAGCTACAGCCACTCGAGCGACGTGAATATGCCCCGTGACGCCAAGCACAAGCTGGAGAACCTGCACGAGTACAGTCTGCGGATCAGAGCCGAGCTACGGTCCCTGAACAAGAACGCGGACTACAGCACGATGTCGATGTGCAGCACCAGGGGCTACTTGCTCGGCTCCAGGGCGAGCCTCGACTCCAGGCTGACGCCTGACTTGGATTACCTGGTGCTAGCCAGCGAATCGCAGGAGGATCGCGGTGACGTCGACGATGACTACGCGAGTCGATACGAGAGGGAGACGTCGTACGAGGACGCGGCTGAAAATTGGCGCGTCGAGAGCAGTTCGAGGGATCGACCGTTGTCCCTGACCGCGACGGAACCAGAGAGATACGTCAGGATACCAACGCCGATCCCCTTCTGCTTGGACGACGACTTGTCCAGCTCTGGCGCCTGCAGCGACGCGGGGACCTCGTTCGATAACGATTCCGGGAACGAGGCGCCCAGTATCAGATCGCTGGAATCGATTCCACTGTTCGGACGATACAAGACTCCCTCGGAGGCCGGGTCTTCGTTGGACGAGTCCGATCACAACGAGCGCAGCAAGCTCGTCAAGAGATCGAGCAGGGAGTCGCGCTCGAAATCACCGAAACCTGCGAACACGCGGAAGGCGATCGACCTCGCGAGCGAGCATTCGAGGGTGAACGAAAATCTGCTACGTACCCAAGCATCGAACCGATCCGAGACGCTGGACACGGTCGTGGCCCAGGTCGAACCGGTAAGAGGATCGGGCCAGAGGAAGAAGATAATAAAGTCGTCCAGCACGATCGTGAGAAAGCCAACGAGGCTGAAGTCGAGGGACGCGGCTGTGAGCAAGTCCGCCGAGAATTTGACCGGCAGAAAATCGAAGAGGCATCGAGACCCAGAGAGACGGAAGTCGGATATCTCCGTGCAAACCGTGAGCAGTGCGCTGAGAGACGAATGGACGAACACCTCGCCACCCGACAGCCCGACAGCGTTGTCCAGATCGTCGAGCCGGAAGAGCGTCTCTGTGCAGGTGCAGACCAGCCTCGAGGATGAACTAGCGAGCGTGGAGGCACTGGCGGAACTGGAGGGCTCGGTTCTTGGACTGTCCGAGAGCAGAAGAGATCTGACATCGCGGGATCGTTTTGGCAGAAGGAAGTCCTTTAAGAATAGAAGATTCGGGTCCGGTTCCAGGGACAAGGCCGACGCCGGCGACGCTCGAGATAACTTCGCGGTGACTAACGCGACCGCTTCTGTAGAGAGGTCCAAGGACGAGGAGGTGCGTCTGCTGAAAATATCCAGCTTCGAGGAGGCGGACGAGGATGATTACCAGCGAGTGTGCAACATCCTAACGGACTCCGAGGCGAGGGAGTCGAACGGCGCCGGCaggaggtggaggaggaagGGGTCCAGGTCCGCGTCCTCGTTCGAGGACGAGGAGTACTGGGACGCGGAGGATGTGAGTGCAGGAACTGGACCGATACAGTACTCGATACCGGATCCCGATCGAAACAAAGCTTTCTGG TTGATTTTCAGTGGCGAGTACACGAAGGCGATGAACAAGGACTGGCACAGCGGCCACTTTTGTTGCTGGCAGTGCGACGAGTCTTTGACCGGGCAACGCTACGTGCTCAGGGACGAGCACCCCTATTGCATCAAGTGCTACGAGAGCGTCTTCGCGAATGGCTGCGAGGAGTGCAACAAAATCATCGGTATCGACTCGAAG GATTTGTCGTACAAGGATAAGCATTGGCACGAGGCCTGCTTCCTCTGCAACAGGTGCAGAGTGTCCTTGGTGGACAAACAGTTCGGTAGCAAGGTGGACAAGATCTACTGCGGCAACTGCTACGACGCCCAGTTCGCCAGCCgctgcgatggatgcggcgagaTCTTCCGTGCTG GCACCAAGAAGATGGAGTACAAGACCAGGCAGTGGCACGAGAAGTGCTTCTGCTGCGTGGTCTGCAAGAACCCGATCGGGACGAAGAGCTTCATCCCGCGCGAGCAAGAGATCTACTGTGCCGGATGCTACGAGGACAAGTTCGCCACCCGGTGCGTCAAGTGCAACAAG ATCATCACCAGCGGCGGCGTGACGTACAAGAACGAGCCGTGGCACAGGGACTGCTTCACTTGCAGCAACTGCAACAATTCACTGGCTGGCCAGCGATTCACGTCGCGCGACGACAAGCCCTACTGCGCCGACTGCTTTGGCGAACTGTTCGCCAAGCGGTGCACCGCTTGCTCGAAACCGATCACTG GGATCGGCGGCACTCGCTTCATCTCGTTCGAGGACAGGCACTGGCATAACGACTGCTTCATCTGCGCGGGCTGCAAGACCTCGCTGGTCGGCCGTGGTTTCATCACCGACGGCGAGGACATCATCTGCCCCGATTGCGCCAAGATGAAGCTGATGTAA